The following are encoded together in the Poseidonibacter lekithochrous genome:
- the mraY gene encoding phospho-N-acetylmuramoyl-pentapeptide-transferase, translating into MFYWFYRHLDINIFQYISIRAGISFFVAFLLTMYLLPKFISWAKSKKASQPIYEHAPDSHKEKAGTPTMGGVVFIFATLIATLLTAKLNNFYICGGLLTIALFSLIGIQDDYSKISNNKNDAGLSARAKLALQFLAALAVIVVLFVYNHTTTLYTPFYKLPIFDMGLFAIVFWMLVIVAASNAVNLTDGLDGLATVPSIMAFFTLSVLVYITGHAVIAGYLLLPNIQIAGELAIMGAAISGSLIAFLWFNSHPAQVFMGDSGSLPIGAFLGYMAIVAKSEILLVVIGFIFVLETVSVILQVGSYKLRQKRVFLMAPIHHHFEQKGWKENKIIVRFWIISFMTNLFALMSLKIR; encoded by the coding sequence TTGTTTTATTGGTTTTATAGACATTTAGATATCAATATTTTTCAATATATTTCAATTAGAGCAGGGATTAGTTTTTTTGTTGCATTTTTATTAACTATGTATTTACTTCCAAAGTTTATATCATGGGCTAAATCAAAAAAAGCATCACAACCAATCTATGAACATGCTCCTGATTCTCATAAAGAAAAAGCAGGAACTCCAACAATGGGTGGAGTAGTTTTCATATTTGCTACATTAATAGCTACATTATTAACAGCAAAGTTAAATAACTTTTATATCTGTGGGGGATTGCTAACTATTGCATTATTCTCTCTAATAGGTATTCAAGATGATTATTCAAAGATTTCAAATAACAAAAATGATGCAGGATTAAGTGCAAGAGCAAAACTTGCATTACAATTCTTAGCAGCACTTGCAGTGATAGTTGTACTTTTTGTTTATAATCATACAACTACATTATATACACCATTTTATAAATTACCTATATTTGATATGGGATTATTTGCAATTGTATTTTGGATGTTGGTTATAGTTGCAGCTTCTAATGCTGTTAACTTAACTGATGGTTTAGATGGATTAGCTACAGTTCCTTCTATTATGGCATTTTTTACACTGTCAGTATTAGTTTATATTACGGGCCATGCAGTAATTGCTGGATACCTTTTATTGCCTAATATTCAAATAGCAGGTGAATTAGCAATTATGGGTGCTGCAATTTCAGGCTCATTAATTGCTTTTCTTTGGTTCAATTCTCATCCAGCACAGGTATTTATGGGAGATTCTGGATCACTGCCAATTGGAGCTTTTTTAGGTTATATGGCAATTGTTGCTAAGTCTGAAATTTTATTAGTAGTAATTGGTTTTATTTTTGTACTTGAAACTGTATCTGTAATACTTCAAGTTGGTTCTTATAAATTAAGACAAAAAAGAGTTTTCCTTATGGCTCCTATACACCATCATTTTGAACAAAAAGGTTGGAAAGAAAATAAAATTATCGTAAGATTTTGGATAATATCTTTTATGACAAACTTATTTGCTCTAATGAGTCTAAAAATTAGGTAG